The sequence AAGAACTTTTCCTGTCAGGACTGAACGTGGTGGCTTCTTGCTAAGCGTGCCAATTTCCGTGGCCCATGTATCCGAGGTCACGGTAGCCATTACACCAATGAACAGAAATCCCCACATCTCCATAGGGAAAATGGCATTCAGCAGAACCAGCAGCATGCCGATCCCCCCGTTTGCGAAGACCTGTCCGGCATCACGCCGACCCGTTTTGGCGTATGTTAACTCCAGCTCGGCTTTATTATCGTGGCGAAGCTTGGACAGCAGACTTGAAGAAATGAAGAACACCAGCAAGATACCAAACCAAAAAGCATTCCCTGCACCGAAATAAATAGTACCCATCATTACTGCAGCAAGCATACCGGAGAGGCTTAGCGATTGTCTCCAATAAGCCACTCCGGCAACAAACAGGGCGCCACAGGCGCCGATGAACCACAACATATATTCAACTCCTGCTAACTAAAGTACCGTCATTATCCGATCAGGCAGGTGCCCATCAGCTTGTCGCCCCAGTACAGCTCGAACGAATCACCAGTTACGGTGGGTCCGACACCTGCGGGAGTCCCTGTAAATATAATATCATCTTTGCCAAGTCCGTAGCGTGCCGCTATAAAATCAACAATCTTCTGGAGTGAAAAAATCATACTCTTCACATTTCCACGCTGTACTTCCACACCATTCTTCAATACCGTAAAATCTGTTCCTTCCAGCTCTTCCTTGTCAGGAAAAGCTATGTAAGGAGTCAACGGAGCTGCGTTCTTAAAGCCTTTGGCGGCGGTCCAGGGAAGCCCTTTACGCTGCAGATCATTATGCACATCCCGCAGCGTAAAATCCAGCCCAAGTGCCATCACATCTACTAGTTCTTCGACTGTCATCCCCGGAACGTAATCGCGTGCAATACGCAGTACAAGCTCACCTTCATAATGAACCTGTCCAGCATCTTTTGGAAGCTCAATAATCGCTTTATCGAGGGAAATAGCCGCATGAGAAGGTTTCATAAAGATCAGCGGTTCCGTCGGCACTTTATTGCCAAGTTCCTCCGCATGTTGTTTATAATTACGTCCAACACAATATAGGTTATTAACAGCAGCACACATTAGACATTCAGCTCTCTTTCCCATCGATTATTTAGTATTTAGACCTTCAAGAACGTGTCGCCCCATATATCCGGACGGTTCGTACAGATCATTATATCAGACTGCATCTCCGCAAGGCGACGCATCTCCTTCGCTTTGTCCACCGTCCAGGCCATAATCTTCACGCCTCGTTCGGCCAGAAGGTTGGCCAAATTCGGATTTAGACGTGCAAAGCTGATCGAAAGAAAGGAGCAATCCAGCTCTTGCAGCTTTCTTGCCGGATTACCCCATCTGGAATCAAAGATCAACCCCGTGCGGAAACAGGGGTCAAGCTCTTTAACTCTTTGCAATGCGGCGGCATCAAATGAGGTCAGCACAACCTCATCACGCATGCCTTTAGAGGAAACAAGCTCCATAACGGCTTTCTCAAGTCCCGGATACATATCACTCGAAGTTTTGAGTTCAATATTTAAACGCAGCCTGCCGGAAGCCAAAGAAAGAACTTCTTCAAGTGAGGGTATCTTCTCGCCCCGAA comes from Paenibacillus sp. 19GGS1-52 and encodes:
- a CDS encoding DUF92 domain-containing protein, with translation MLWFIGACGALFVAGVAYWRQSLSLSGMLAAVMMGTIYFGAGNAFWFGILLVFFISSSLLSKLRHDNKAELELTYAKTGRRDAGQVFANGGIGMLLVLLNAIFPMEMWGFLFIGVMATVTSDTWATEIGTLSKKPPRSVLTGKVLQAGASGAVSLLGTLAAACGGVLIGAASWVLRAASSMPGHSFWLLTLAGLFGGLAGAFADSVLGATVQRMNRCTVCGRIVEGESHCGAPTVHARGWRWMSNDAVNTISSIIGAAIALLLGALWG
- a CDS encoding fumarylacetoacetate hydrolase family protein, encoding MCAAVNNLYCVGRNYKQHAEELGNKVPTEPLIFMKPSHAAISLDKAIIELPKDAGQVHYEGELVLRIARDYVPGMTVEELVDVMALGLDFTLRDVHNDLQRKGLPWTAAKGFKNAAPLTPYIAFPDKEELEGTDFTVLKNGVEVQRGNVKSMIFSLQKIVDFIAARYGLGKDDIIFTGTPAGVGPTVTGDSFELYWGDKLMGTCLIG
- a CDS encoding glycerophosphodiester phosphodiesterase family protein, with protein sequence MNNICVAHRGFSGKAPENTMAAIRLALALPYVRWMELDVQLTRDGVPVVIHDFSLDRTTNGHGKVKNMDWEPMQRLDAGSWKGRAFRGEKIPSLEEVLSLASGRLRLNIELKTSSDMYPGLEKAVMELVSSKGMRDEVVLTSFDAAALQRVKELDPCFRTGLIFDSRWGNPARKLQELDCSFLSISFARLNPNLANLLAERGVKIMAWTVDKAKEMRRLAEMQSDIMICTNRPDIWGDTFLKV